The proteins below are encoded in one region of Eubacterium sp. 1001713B170207_170306_E7:
- a CDS encoding VOC family protein — MDEKYLLDGEKMITGYYCTNIFSEQAEEMIAFYEKMLEIPVIKTDDDHSNGVYFGFMENAPTLCIWDCQKCGVQPTGHQSFVFRTNALDLTMECLKEKGVPLSEAIRYDWGTYEVRLSDIEGNEIVIAEFV, encoded by the coding sequence TTGGATGAAAAATACTTATTGGATGGTGAGAAGATGATCACAGGATACTACTGCACAAATATTTTTTCTGAACAGGCGGAAGAAATGATTGCGTTCTACGAAAAAATGCTGGAAATCCCCGTTATTAAAACCGATGATGACCACTCAAACGGGGTTTATTTTGGCTTTATGGAAAACGCGCCCACGCTTTGTATATGGGACTGCCAAAAATGCGGCGTACAGCCGACCGGACACCAGTCCTTTGTATTCCGAACTAACGCCCTTGATTTAACAATGGAATGCTTAAAGGAAAAAGGCGTTCCGTTGTCAGAAGCCATTCGGTATGATTGGGGAACTTACGAAGTTCGCTTAAGCGATATTGAGGGAAATGAGATCGTGATTGCTGAGTTTGTGTGA
- a CDS encoding EAL domain-containing protein, translated as MKRQILQKHSPKEQNSNRFYFTLLRILILVFVAMLIGSVVLTYFFNLDTYQDNLRRQTETSEAMLADTIDHLGDETLYLSNSKSIATLLESGTGIAASEAQEKEAIHVVEEAVKLMPNYVGIRVLGKDNQAYLKNTELQFVDELDMGTTENNPDSFQNEPYRVCFTTYKNEAVVEVCAPVWSEGGTYLGCVSLYYDNDFINLPDDENEWGAVLFDSDSWMPVATKGDLSLSKANEKINSCSGLLEGMIETENKQESFTYFNPDGQRMLGFVVRDTRYPMALMTSVNSSTIFRTVLEYSAYQIVLTIILLLVFGFALYLFYSRMKRPLREMRERCQRMSDGEEELDFGQYNDHDLNALSDSLSSYCKKLEKAAFEDFHLSVANFSKGYQDIQRLIRKKEPFTIYMLDVADFGKYNRIFSVETGNAILLSISQGLEKIFGDRSYHVYGDRFMGINAMQDGDDGIQLELQKLMDSEITVGAASFQLKYKIGICRYPEHGGNAKDLVINLWHALSFSKKYSEESAVVYNQAVFNDMEREKKILELLNRQIELQDFDVWYQPVYNYRKQCYTMAEALMRLQDENGQYIPPYEAIRIAEKHNLVTEVGELVLSKACQTMKFLSDQGTSIESITVNLSVQQLVDQNYGKKTLNIIRESGITPDQICVEITEALLLQSFPAAIDVLNQMHAAGICIIMDNFGSGEGSISYFSQVPFAFVKLDHRLVQQVQQNQEQFEFVRKMIEMIKIREVRVVAERVETEKDLNWMIRCGADYVQGYYYSKPLEEEEFWELLKKKD; from the coding sequence ATGAAGCGTCAAATCTTACAGAAGCATTCTCCAAAAGAGCAGAACAGCAACCGCTTTTATTTCACACTTCTGCGCATCCTGATTTTGGTATTTGTGGCGATGTTGATTGGATCCGTGGTTTTAACGTACTTTTTTAACTTGGATACTTATCAAGATAACCTCAGACGCCAGACAGAAACGTCGGAAGCGATGCTCGCGGATACCATTGACCACCTGGGTGATGAAACCCTTTATCTCAGTAATAGCAAAAGCATTGCTACATTATTGGAGAGCGGAACCGGTATCGCTGCCAGCGAAGCTCAGGAAAAAGAAGCCATCCATGTGGTCGAAGAGGCGGTTAAGCTTATGCCAAACTATGTCGGCATACGTGTTTTAGGAAAGGACAACCAGGCTTATCTTAAAAATACTGAGCTGCAGTTTGTGGATGAGCTGGATATGGGCACGACAGAAAATAACCCCGATTCTTTTCAGAATGAACCCTACCGGGTGTGCTTCACCACTTACAAAAATGAAGCGGTGGTGGAAGTATGCGCACCGGTCTGGTCGGAGGGCGGCACCTATCTTGGCTGTGTCAGCCTGTATTACGACAACGATTTTATCAACCTGCCTGACGATGAAAATGAGTGGGGCGCTGTTCTGTTTGACAGCGACAGCTGGATGCCGGTCGCCACGAAAGGGGACCTCAGTCTCAGCAAAGCCAATGAAAAAATCAATAGCTGCTCCGGCCTGCTGGAGGGAATGATTGAAACGGAGAACAAGCAGGAATCTTTTACCTATTTTAACCCTGACGGGCAAAGAATGCTGGGCTTCGTGGTCAGAGATACGCGATACCCCATGGCTCTTATGACCTCGGTGAACAGCAGCACAATCTTCCGGACAGTACTGGAATACTCGGCTTATCAGATTGTTTTGACCATCATCCTGCTGCTTGTTTTTGGGTTCGCGCTTTATCTCTTTTACAGCCGGATGAAACGTCCGCTGCGGGAAATGCGGGAACGGTGCCAGCGGATGTCTGACGGCGAGGAGGAACTCGACTTTGGACAGTACAATGATCATGACCTGAACGCCCTTTCCGACAGCCTGTCAAGCTATTGTAAAAAGCTTGAAAAGGCCGCCTTTGAGGATTTTCATCTGAGTGTGGCCAATTTTTCAAAAGGCTATCAGGATATTCAGCGGCTGATCCGTAAAAAGGAACCCTTTACCATTTATATGCTCGATGTGGCAGATTTTGGAAAATATAATCGTATTTTTTCAGTTGAGACGGGCAATGCGATTCTTTTAAGCATCAGCCAGGGGCTTGAAAAGATTTTTGGCGACCGGAGTTATCACGTTTACGGCGACCGCTTTATGGGCATTAACGCCATGCAGGATGGTGACGACGGAATACAGCTTGAGCTTCAAAAGCTAATGGATTCGGAGATAACCGTTGGAGCGGCAAGCTTTCAGCTTAAATATAAGATCGGCATCTGCCGTTACCCCGAGCATGGCGGCAATGCCAAGGACCTGGTGATCAACCTCTGGCATGCGCTCAGCTTTTCCAAAAAATACAGTGAGGAAAGCGCTGTCGTTTATAATCAGGCTGTGTTTAACGACATGGAGCGTGAGAAGAAAATTCTTGAGCTGCTGAACAGGCAGATTGAACTTCAGGATTTCGACGTTTGGTACCAGCCGGTTTATAATTACCGGAAACAGTGCTACACAATGGCCGAAGCCCTGATGCGGCTTCAGGATGAAAACGGGCAGTACATCCCGCCCTATGAGGCGATCCGGATTGCTGAAAAGCACAATCTGGTCACAGAAGTCGGCGAGCTGGTGCTGTCAAAGGCCTGCCAGACCATGAAGTTTCTGTCTGACCAGGGAACAAGCATTGAGAGCATTACAGTGAACCTGTCGGTTCAGCAGCTGGTAGATCAGAATTATGGGAAAAAGACGTTAAACATTATTCGAGAATCCGGTATTACACCGGACCAGATTTGTGTTGAGATTACCGAAGCCCTGCTGCTGCAGTCCTTCCCGGCGGCCATCGATGTGCTAAACCAGATGCACGCGGCCGGCATTTGTATTATCATGGACAATTTTGGCTCGGGTGAGGGCAGCATTTCCTATTTTTCGCAGGTCCCCTTTGCCTTTGTTAAGCTGGACCACCGTTTGGTGCAGCAGGTGCAGCAGAATCAGGAGCAGTTTGAGTTTGTCAGGAAAATGATTGAAATGATCAAGATCAGAGAGGTCAGGGTTGTTGCCGAAAGGGTCGAAACCGAAAAAGACCTGAATTGGATGATTCGCTGCGGCGCAGATTATGTCCAGGGCTATTACTACTCCAAGCCTCTTGAAGAAGAGGAATTCTGGGAGCTGCTTAAAAAGAAGGATTAA